NNNNNNNNNNNNNNNNNNNNNNNNNNNNNNNNNNNNNNNNNNNNNNNNNNNNNNNNNNNNNNNNNNNNNNNNNNNNNNNNNNNNNNNNNNNNNNNNNNNNNNNNNNNNNNNNNNNNNNNNNNNNNNNNNNNNNNNNNNNNNNNNNNNNNNNNNNNNNNNNNNNNNNNNNNNNNNNNNNNNNNNNNNNNNNNNNNNNNNNNNNNNNNNNNNNNNNNNNNNNNNNNNNNNNNNNNNNNNNNNNNNNNNNNNNNNNNNNNNNNNNNNNNNNNNNNNNNNNNNNNNNNNNNNNNNNNNNNNNNNNNNNNNNNNNNNNNNNNNNNNNNNNNNNNNNNNNNNNNNNNNNNNNNNNNNNNNNNNNNNNNNNNNNNNNNNNNNNNNNNNNNNNNNNNNNNNNNNNNNNNNNNNNNNNNNNNNNNNNNNNNNNNNNNNNNNNNNNNNNNNNNNNNNNNNNNNNNNNNNNNNNNNNNNNNNNNNNNNNNNNNNNNNNNNNNNNNNNNNNNNNNNNNNNNNNNNNNNNNNNNNNNNNNNNNNNNNNNNNNNNNNNNNNNNNNNNNNNNNNNNNNNNNNNNNNNNNNNNNNNNNNNNNNNNNNNNNNNNNNNNNNNNNNNNNNNNNNNNNNNNNNNNNNNNNNNNNNNNNNNNNNNNNNNNNNNNNNNNNNNNNNNNNNNNNNNNNNNNNNNNNNNNNNNNNNNNNNNNNNNNNNNNNNNNNNNNNNNNNNNNNNNNNNNNNNNNNNNNNNNNNNNNNNNNNNNNNNNNNNNNNNNNNNNNNNNNNNNNNNNNNNNNNNNNNNNNNNNNNNNNNNNNNNNNNNNNNNNNNNNNNNNNNNNNNNNNNNNNNNNNNNNNNNNNNNNNNNNNNNNNNNNNNNNNNNNNNNNNNNNNNNNNNNNNNNNNNNNNNNNNNNNNNNNNNNNNNNNNNNNNNNNNNNNNNNNNNNNNNNNNNNNNNNNNNNNNNNNNNNNNNNNNNNNNNNNNNNNNNNNNNNNNNNNNNNNNNNNNNNNNNNNNNNNNNNNNNNNNNNNNNNNNNNNNNNNNNNNNNNNNNNNNNNNNNNNNNNNNNNNNNNNNNNNNNNNNNNNNNNNNNNNNNNNNNNNNNNNNNNNNNNNNNNNNNNNNNNNNNNNNNNNNNNNNNNNNNNNNNNNNNNNNNNNNNNNNNNNNNNNNNNNNNNNNNNNNNNNNNNNNNNNNNNNNNNNNNNNNNNNNNNNNNNNNNNNNNNNNNNNNNNNNNNNNNNNNNNNNNNNNNNNNNNNNNNNNNNNNNNNNNNNNNNNNNNNNNNNNNNNNNNNNNNNNNNNNNNNNNNNNNNNNNNNNNNNNNNNNNNNNNNNNNNNNNNNNNNNNNNNNNNNNNNNNNNNNNNNNNNNNNNNNNNNNNNNNNNNNNNNNNNNNNNNNNNNNNNNNNNNNNNNNNNNNNNNNNNNNNNNNNNNNNNNNNNNNNNNNNNNNNNNNNNNNNNNNNNNNNNNNNNNNNNNNNNNNNNNNNNNNNNNNNNNNNNNNNNNNNNNNNNNNNNNNNNNNNNNNNNNNNNNNNNNNNNNNNNNNNNNNNNNNNNNNNNNNNNNNNNNNNNNNNNNNNNNNNNNNNNNNNNNNNNNNNNNNNNNNNNNNNNNNNNNNNNNNNNNNNNNNNNNNNNNNNNNNNNNNNNNNNNNNNNNNNNNNNNNNNNNNNNNNNNNNNNNNNNNNNNNNNNNNNNNNNNNNNNNNNNNNNNNNNNNNNNNNNNNNNNNNNNNNNNNNNNNNNNNNNNNNNNNNNNNNNNNNNNNNNNNNNNNNNNNNNNNNNNNNNNNNNNNNNNNNNNNNNNNNNNNNNNNNNNNNNNNNNNNNNNNNNNNNNNNNNNNNNNNNNNNNNNNNNNNNNNNNNNNNNNNNNNNNNNNNNNNNNNNNNNNNNNNNNNNNNNNNNNNNNNNNNNNNNNNNNNNNNNNNNNNNNNNNNNNNNNNNNNNNNNNNNNNNNNNNNNNNNNNNNNNNNNNNNNNNNNNNNNNNNNNNNNNNNNNNNNNNNNNNNNNNNNNNNNNNNNNNNNNNNNNNNNNNNNNNNNNNNNNNNNNNNNNNNNNNNNNNNNNNNNNNNNNNNNNNNNNNNNNNNNNNNNNNNNNNNNNNNNNNNNNNNNNNNNNNNNNNNNNNNNNNNNNNNNNNNNNNNNNNNNNNNNNNNNNNNNNNNNNNNNNNNNNNNNNNNNNNNNNNNNNNNNNNNNNNNNNNNNNNNNNNNNNNNNNNNNNNNNNNNNNNNNNNNNNNNNNNNNNNNNNNNNNNNNNNNNNNNNNNNNNNNNNNNNNNNNNNNNNNNNNNNNNNNNNNNNNNNNNNNNNNNNNNNNNNNNNNNNNNNNNNNNNNNNNNNNNNNNNNNNNNNNNNNNNNNNNNNNNNNNNNNNNNNNNNNNNNNNNNNNNNNNNNNNNNNNNNNNNNNNNNNNNNNNNNNNNNNNNNNNNNNNNNNNNNNNNNNNNNNNNNNNNNNNNNNNNNNNNNNNNNNNNNNNNNNNNNNNNNNNNNNNNNNNNNNNNNNNNNNNNNNNNNNNNNNNNNNNNNNNNNNNNNNNNNNNNNNNNNNNNNNNNNNNNNNNNNNNNNNNNNNNNNNNNNNNNNNNNNNNNNNNNNNNNNNNNNNNNNNNNNNNNNNNNNNNNNNNNNNNNNNNNNNNNNNNNNNNNNNNNNNNNNNNNNNNNNNNNNNNNNNNNNNNNNNNNNNNNNNNNNNNNNNNNNNNNNNNNNNNNNNNNNNNNNNNNNNNNNNNNNNNNNNNNNNNNNNNNNNNNNNNNNNNNNNNNNNNNNNNNNNNNNNNNNNNNNNNNNNNNNNNNNNNNNNNNNNNNNNNNNNNNNNNNNNNNNNNNNNNNNNNNNNNNNNNNNNNNNNNNNNNNNNNNNNNNNNNNNNNNNNNNNNNNNNNNNNNNNNNNNNNNNNNNNNNNNNNNNNNNNNNNNNNNNNNNNNNNNNNNNNNNNNNNNNNNNNNNNNNNNNNNNNNNNNNatttgatcatagatgttcttgtggtgatgacttccagattttggggaataatagatgttgaattttagaagttattgaattggttttattaatgagtttaagtcttccgcattactttcggttgatattaaattgaaatgttaaggtttagattggttggttcgctcacataggagggtaagtgtgggtgccggtcgcggctcggttttgggtcgtgacactgaatgtatggaatatctggaaccatgggcctctgttACAATCCTGGTCCGTAAATCAActacatctggtacacacaaccGGTTCTGATATCTaagtatgccatcatctcccaaagcgaaagacgcgttcatttttaacaacactgagtccttcagctccatcaacacaggatcaataTACTGACCCTTTTTGACTTCCACTATCAgagatgattcagaactagggtgaactgaaacacctccactagtagagtcaacaaaccgcacacccagtctggccagtctgtgtacctctttcactagctccttcttctcatcctcaacgtgggttgtactccccatgctcatcctgctcaaagtatcagcaacaacattagccttacctgtatggtagtgcacattcatgtGATAATCCtccaacagctccaaccatttgcgttgacgtagattcaactccctctgtgtgaacacgtactggagactcttatgatccatgaacacatccacatgtactccatacagataatgcctccacatcttcaatgcaaacaccacagctgccaactccaagtcatgagtgggataattcttttcatgaaccttgagctgtctggaagcataggctatcaccttaccagccTGCGTAAGATCACatcccaaaccaaccctagatgcatcacaatagacagtGTAATTCTCGCCACTCTTAGGCAGAGTAAGCatcggggctgaagtgagtctgtccttgagctcttggaactcttctcacaagtctccgtccattAAAACTTGGATTTCTTCTTTGTCAAGGCTGTAAGTGGGGCAACAATGGAAGAGaagccctccacaaacctgaggtagtaaccagccaatcccagaaAGCTACGGATATCGGTGGGAGTAAGAGGCTTTGTCCAGTTCTTAACAACttcagtcttcctggggtccacttctacaccttgatcggacacaacatggcccaggaaggtcactgatctcagccagaattcacacttgctgaatttggcatacaactgatgatgtataagtacctgcaaggttagactcaaatgttgttcatgctcttccttggtcttaaagtagatgagaatgtcatcaatgaatactatgacgaaagagtcaaggtattcacggaagactctgttcatgagatccataaatgcagcaggtgcattcgtgagaccaaatgacataaccaagaactcataatgaccataacgggtacgaaaagCTGTTTTTGGGACAtcctcatccctaaccctaagctgatgataccctGAACAAAGATAAATCTTAGataagaaactagacccttggagctgatcgaacaaatcaaaaattctgggaagtggatacttattctttatagtgactttgttgagctgccgataatcgatacacattctaagggtcccctctttcttcttaacaaacaacactggagcgccccaagaggatatgctcggctgaatgaaacccttattagtaagatcttttaactgcagcttcaactctttgagttctgttggagccattctataacgaattgagattggtttagtatcaggttctaagtcgataccaaagtcaatctcttgaaggggagggactccaggcaaatcttcaggaaacacatctaggaaTTCATTTACTACAGGCACCGAGTCTATGGAAGAAacgtcatgatctaaatcattaatactcacaagatgacatagtaaCTCGTTGgccatcattttattggccttaagatttgaaatcaaggtGTTAGGACGATTCGggttgtacccctcccagactaactcttcttcattagaGAAGCAAAACCTTaccactctactacgacagTCCAAGCAAGCATAATAGCcgtgaagccagtccatgccaagaataatattaaaatcatgcatgggtaactcaaccaagtttgcacacatagtctttCCACtcacaactattgggcaattcTTGTATAccctatcagttcttacattttctcctaaaggcgtactaaccactatagggtcatgcagaacttcaggtagtatttcaaaagtaaggGCAAGCAGAGGAGTCACAAAGAAAAGCTCAGACCCTgaatcaagtaaagcataaacagaagttgagaatacttgcagcatacctgtgaccacatcagcagaCTTCTCGTGCTCCTCCCTGCCTTTCAGGGCATAGAATCTAttcctcttgggaggctcggctgctgctgcactCTGTGGggtaggcctaggctgagcattacctccagcctgacctctgTTCTGGGGACAGTCTCTgaccatgtgtccactcttaccacaaccgaagcaggcattagtgccctgtctgcatTCTCTACTGTGAGCTTGGCTACACTTAGCACAGGTCTTCTTTggacgctgcatctcacctccattgcccctcTTGAGTtcgggtctgcctcctctaggtgttgtatTTCTTTGAGGGTTAGAATTCCCAGAACTCTCTTGCCCCTTCTTGAATTTGGGCGTCTCACGGActccaaaattgtttctatggccttcatggctgggacctgcctgatcttgaggcctaGGTTGCCTAATATCACGAACACCTTTCCTCTTGCGGCTGTCCTCTACCTTctggacatgcaccattaaCCTAGAAAGGTCAatattatcatggagcatcacagaccgacactcctcctccaagTCTCCATTTATTCCTGTGAGGAatctgctcatctcatccctgttGTTCGAAaccagggaagtagcatacctagATAATTTCAACAAAGGTAAGTACTCTCCTCACTCTTGCTATTAAATATCAAGGGAagtaacataccttgatagcttcacaaacttcagggaatactccctgactgtcatagatccttgtttaaggttgatgaactcctcaaccttggcctccttCATCTCTCTGGGGAAGAATCTTTCCAAAAATGTTGTCTTGAACAGCTCCCATATGACTGGAACTCCACCTAAGGACACgactatcttgccacatcttgcaccaagtctgtgcaacatccttgagctggtaggaagccagctcagccttctcaatatcaGTGGCCCCCATGGCCACCAGGATCTTATGCACCTCGTCTATAAACTCCTGAGGATCCTCTGAAGTCTTAGCCCCTAtgaatataggaggattcatcctcgtgaaatctcGCAGTCTGTCAGCCATGCTGCGAACCAGTGGGTTATCCCTCTGAACATCATGCCGGTTGACTTGGGCAGTCATAGCCTGGGCCTGCACCatgatggcctgtgccatctgggctagagatgccctcacctccgcatcagtcaacccagttgggttaacCGGCATGGCCACTCTTTCAGCTAGAGCCTGGGGTGGATTCTGATTACCCCTAGCTGCTGCTCTTCCCGTCCTCAGACCCTTAGTCCTCTaagtgttcattctctgaaaacaacaaggattgatgttagacacgttCATAAAACCAAGAATTCAAACATTAggaaaagcacgataagatcaggagaagggaaattttttttACGCATCATGCattctctaatccaggatagtggtgcacttcgctaccatgacttagaaactactcaatgtggttgatgtgaactcattATTCTCGAAATTTAACCTAATGCTCTTATATCAACTTTGTCACGATCGGAATCTataccccagacgagaccgacgtctttgacctctcagaggtcgcaaacaagcctacttacgtcattcttactttacataggctaattttagcagaaaatttgaaatttttctttctattctttaatcatacttgctaaacattctttatatttcgtaatcgttcatcatcaaccatctaacatttaagagataagcaactgaaagaaataattcattaagtattagtTGTATATCGGCCAAGATAGCActaatacaaagtctgaaccaaaacaggaaagaaacgctactggaacatgctccactagatcaactctaaaactacgctagaatgtaacacagtagcatcctcgaaagcgtgaggacctaccaaactccggatgaaagctgacgtccggatagctgcaacaacgaacctgtagctctaccgtccccctgtgcctgcacctaaaagtagatatttgtatggaattagtacacacttgcactaagtatgggtatatgcaagcacacaccagggacatgcatgagaaagaatagctctttcctaacaacatgatttttggaagtcaagtcagtggacttgccaaattgagattgggaaagttataccatgagagtgacatgcatcattatagtTATCGTatggcacacaacacataatatcttcatatagcacataacatataacacatagcttctttcatattattctttcatatgccatgcgACCTTGTTATCATAGACTTGACCTTAAGACTTttcaaaatgagggctcaacatatgtgacctcaactagggagccttctttagcaaacacagagtctgatTCATTCCTTCATacgtatttcatttcaattcattcataggccagtgtgaacaccagttatacctaagatgtagtttaagactttcatcggatttgctgtgcaatgatcaggaataacctattgtcattacctgaatctagctcacctcttgattatcctatcctaacaccttcggtatcattcaatttttttatatggttcatttgaggctggcctcattcattcattgggaactttaactttaaccgacatagatcatgtgagcatcatgaaatccagtgtctcccccacaccgaaaaaaggtggaatcaccggccaaagtgactcagtaacatgctagcgtatatgggaatttaaccccgccagatccctatagtggcaatacaggttcaaagactaagagatgtatggagacccatacccggcaagccggacagtctcatctcatgagagttacgtgaacctctgtccttctcgaaagaaggcatcaccgctcatagctagcatatcggtgctcagtataaagttccattacattcaactcatacatcatggaagctgacttctagtatgaggacatcatagcttaatagatgatttctcatctcatcatttgtattaagtgttttaaactcaatattttcattagagtgttcatagagactggtctcttcattatcttacactctccttggtgagtacgtattggtaacatttacttaggctcatttgagattgctctcatcatatacattagcctcacaccatgattgtcaccacattcttcattattagcacctttatttttcatagttactcacctcttattacgtgaatgttcatttcttcattccaTTACGTATATCTtaagttcacttatttttgaacgtatgttagacttatgtgtctatacatataagtcatggggcttcatttatagttcgttaagtgattcttactttcctaagattatgcattacaagacttatgtatcttgtatatatgccaagatcttgattttcgatctaagtagatggcattattcttgaatattttgctcacgtatgacttatgtatcaatacggaagtttgggaacgggaacccaaatcttgaatcacttggatatcatttatatattttattttttttatgattttattttctaatattcataacattagaactctaaatttaatctcaacattttcatgaaataattaattttctattttaagtagaattctaaattaaatctccatatttgCATGAAAGAATAaactttctatttttaattagaattctaaattaaatctcaatatttacatgaaagaattaattttctattttaattagaattctaaattaaatctccatatttacatgaaagaattaattttctattttaattagaattctaatttaaatctcaatattcaCATGAAgggataaattttctattttaatttttactattaattaaccgaaaggttgggggttcgagcaacaacccctttgatttttagaattaaatttgctacaatagggaggttgtgggttcgaacccccacagcccccttattttcttttaattttcgcTGAAGAGGAGtaggctgtgaggtggtgggtttgaacccccacagcctcacttttaTCTCCTTAATATTTTGCCCCCCCCCCTCAGcgctgaggtcgtgggttcgatccccacgccTCGCAtccctcttcttttttttccgcGTACTgggggtcgtgggttcgattcccacccCCATCccctttttaattcttttttcgcgaactggaggtcgtgggttcgatccctgcCCCCagccccttttttttctttattttttcctcTTCCTCGCACGAActgggaggtcgtgggttcgaatcccacgcctccctTCTATTCacctaattaaaatttttcctcCTTCCTCTTCCAgcacccgatttcgaatccccccagccctttttttttatgtgtgtgtgtgtctcgCGACAGCAGTtaaggggttcgattccccctaGCCCCTTAcgtttttgttttaatttttttcagtttctttcacaggtgaggtcttgggttcgattCACATTGACctcacttaatttattttatttaaaaaactcAGAATTTGACACTTTTGAAGGGTAcaagaatctggaaatttttgtcCTTCTCCATCcatttttaggtgcatttttttCATAAGTTTAAATAGCTATAAGATTGTTATTCAATTCACTATACTTCATCATAATGAAAACATCACATTGTATACCCATTACAcccataaaatacacaatgaatACACAACTTATACACCCCAAAACAGTGACTAAAACACTGCCCTATACACCCCTATACATCAACTTTCCCGGTcatattttgatgatcattatcgTAATTTCccgcacataaacacattcgtacttaatttaaacacatcattcatgcaaaaatctagcagcacaacatacccatcctacaaattcgttagggagctaaggacaaggacatacgaagggaaacaaccttagtttcaagaGTTTAAAAAACGTTCGAAAaaaagtactcttggagaaagaattccatgagagaaacccatacatttattgatgttcaaatgaaaaatttgctgcccaaaactctctccaaaaatcagtccaagttacctcaacgtccacaccactcaacgaacaacttctcttcgccttaatgtttttggttgctttttttttcttaaaatttcatgtgagttcttcaagtgtgaagaactgttGATGAATTCTCtagtttttgttgtgtttggcagaataacgtgagaaagatggagaacctgagagagagagagagagagagagagttaagaagcGTGAGAGAGAGAACTATTAcgattaggagactaaattcaagacttagtcaaatagaatttaaattaaattaatacaaatctggtttattttaattaatacgcgaaaggaccattatgcccttaaaatttcagaattttaattaataattaaattaccttaagtacctatttattcttatttatttttcccttttttttggatcgttacaatttttatgcaggttgtagttgtggaggttcgattGGGGTGGTAGGATACCTGTATTTcaccccttagcttgtgtttagaggtttaaaTGCTGAGTAACGTGTgatttggtactcaccccttgcttctacaaatttttgtaggttacgagcctgAATTTTTGtggtacttgtcattctcttctatttcgaggcttcttggagatttgtgaggcagttgtttgtcatctcagcagaccttactcctatttatgatcttgttttactctagaaacaatgtcatatgagacttgtatttttcttttgactcaattgtaatattttagaggcttgtaTATGTGACAACCATATTTCAGGGGTATTTTTAGTTGAACATaaatttccgcatttttattgtaatgattgagttttaggctgacttgtcttggtgggataagacgagtgtcatcacgtacatttttgggttgtgacaaaaaaggaaagaaatacgATAATTTTTGTGCTTTTACATAaagaattatatattaaaaatcaaacaaaaaaattatacttatcaattttttttaacatttagaCTTTTACACTTTGTTTAGATCATTGTTATCCGttgttttataatgtattgtattgtattttatagtagatacaatgtttggttagactgtattgtttgttattgtttaatTGCACTTTACTTGTTTGATTTGGTAGTATcgtactgtattgtaatttataaatttataataatattcttattattttaggTTAGGAGGTTtgactaaatttaaataattaaggtaaaagataacataatattttaaaatattatataaagatataattaaaaaaaaaaagtaagtaaCAATGACAACATACCAAATCGGTTGTTCCATAAACGTGACAATCAAATTTagcaatacaatacaatacattttaagt
The nucleotide sequence above comes from Solanum pennellii chromosome 9, SPENNV200. Encoded proteins:
- the LOC107030326 gene encoding uncharacterized protein LOC107030326 is translated as MAQAIMVQAQAMTAQVNRHDVQRDNPLVRSMADRLRDFTRMNPPIFIGAKTSEDPQEFIDEVHKILVAMGATDIEKAELLSRDEMSRFLTGINGDLEEECRSVMLHDNIDLSRLMVHVQKVEDSRKRKGVRDIRQPRPQDQSGHMVRDCPQNRGQAGGNAQPRPTPQSAAAAEPPKRNRFYALKGREEHEKSADVVTGSELFFVTPLLALTFEILPEVCGGLLFHCCPTYSLDKEEIQVLMDGDL